A stretch of Coccidioides posadasii str. Silveira chromosome 2, complete sequence DNA encodes these proteins:
- a CDS encoding uncharacterized protein (EggNog:ENOG410PPAZ~COG:S), whose product MAINRVQRFWDRYCTFMGVSSYSYLSACTAENFRLYIDWRLSEFNIRKQSTIWVEWKFLRLLYKQVTGEKLDDIVGEQISEFILGPLTDEYNLDLSVKSKPTMSVEDLLSILHYHWCLDTSPVPHERYTVQLPLLMLMTAYTSSRPGALIESGCARGSNDALRYRDVVLRVIPNPEQPDRHVLVMEVTLMYMKGKRNKSQPTTYIFHERDDNLALCAISHFLALALADQAFEAQGINSSNDIFQIAVPPYRNSLQLRWKPDILDVPVFRRTIRTAQGIRVSPDRALPYDVFNQYLQRLGRNAGLEDPLTPYCIRRGTANAVDDVATAAERNQVLGHSRADIFERYYISQKVKWDVQSAYLGCPARDSVIRAVGMMSLTQDPRVPKDLADEQKAAIEQDPYLVELNRQRQDLVSAMKLESGSVSKAQGTDLHAQHRALEKTIQSERRLLRRQAREETREHFFATIDTIEIEHQLLGLSVADHLKIKDASEVQFAFVERARLAQSLFQSLGSCVNEKHDHSHRVQATSDWTSLCHLQGVSYRKNACGLIKEEPDLMNSDTYPLICPPTQCLFCLGNDQLAYKARNYSFSRPQKAYA is encoded by the exons ATGGCCATCAACCGCGTTCAGCGCTTCTGGGACCG GTATTGTACTTTTATGGGAGTATCCAGTTACTCCTATCTCTCAGCATGTACTGCGGAAAATTTTCGATTATATATTGATTGGCGATTAAGTGAGTTTAATATCAGAAAACAAAGCACAATATGGGTTGAGTGGAAGTTTCTCAGGCTGCTCTATAAGCAAGTTACTGGTGAAAAACTGGATGATATTGTTGGTGAGCAAATCAGCGAG tTTATTTTGGGACCATTGACGGATGAGTATAACCTGGACTTGTCTGTCAAATCCAAGCCTACCATGAGTGTTGAAGATCTACTCTCCATCCTTCACTATCACTGGTGCTTGGACACATCTCCAGTGCCACACGAGCGATACACGGTCCAATTACCACTACTGATGTTAATGACTGCCTATACCTCCTCTCGTCCAGGAGCTCTCATTGAGAGTGGTTGTGCTCGAGGCTCTAATGATGCGCTGCGATACAGGGATGTGGTACTCCGTGTCATCCCCAATCCAGAACAGCCAGACCGCCATGTCCTAGTGATGGAGGTTACCTTGATGTATATGAAAGGAAAGAGAAATAAGTCACAGCC GACAACATATATATTCCATGAGCGGGATGACAACTTGGCTCTGTGTGCAATTTCTCATTTTCTTGCGCTAGCTCTCGCAGACCAGGCATTTGAGGCCCAGGGGATCAACTCTTCCAATGATATTTTCCAGATTGCGGTTCCTCCTTACCGGAACAGCTTGCAGTTAAGATGGAAACCTGATATACTTGATGTACCAGTATTTCGGCGTACCATCCGCACCGCGCAGGGAATTCGTGTCTCCCCTGACCGTGCATTGCCATACGATGTGTTCAATCAGTACCTGCAGCGGCTGGGGCGCAATGCCGGGCTTGAAGATCCTTTGACCCCTTATTGTATCAGGAGAggcacagcaaatgcagTGGATG ACGTTGCAACGGCGGCTGAACGGAACCAGGTGTTAGGACATTCTCGAGCCGACATTTTTGAACGTTACTACATCTCCCAAAAGGTAAAGTGGGATGTGCAATCTGCATATCTTGGATGTCCAGCCCGTGACTCTGTCATCCGTGCTGTGGGAATGATGAGCTTGACTCAAGACCCAAGAGTTCCAAAAGACCTGGCTGATGAGCAGAAAGCCGCCATTGAACAGGATCCCTATCTAGTGGAGCTCAACCGGCAGAGGCAGGATCTAGTCAGCGCTATGAAACTAGAATCTGGGTCTGTGTCAAAAGCACAAGGAACTGATCTCCATGCCCAACATAGAGCCCTTGAGAAGACCATTCAGAGCGAGAGACGACTCCTAAGGCGACAGGCACGAGAGGAAACTCGGGAACACTTTTTTGCCACAATTGATACTATTGAGATAGAGCATCAGCTCTTGGGATTATCTGTTGCTGATCATCTCAAGATAAAAGATGCCAGTGAGGTTCAGTTTGCCTTTGTTGAGCGAGCCCGCCTTGCACAGAGTCTCTTTCAGTCTCTTGGTAGCTGTGTCAATGAGAAGCATGATCACAGTCATCGGGTACAAGCTACCAGTGATTGGACTTCTCTGTGTCACCTTCAGGGGGTTTCCTATAGGAAAAATGCTTGTGGACTAATAAAGGAGGAGCCTGATCTGATGAACAGCGATACATATCCTCTTATTTGTCCACCGACCCAGTGCCTCTTCTGCCTTGGAAACGATCAATTGGCCTATAAGGCCAGGAACTACTCATTCTCTCGACCTCAGAAGGCATATGCATGA